One part of the Ornithodoros turicata isolate Travis chromosome 2, ASM3712646v1, whole genome shotgun sequence genome encodes these proteins:
- the LOC135385610 gene encoding zinc finger protein GLI3-like, which translates to MSDVPRLAAGLPLQFPSAFAAVHAAIPVDQRTHEGRYVWEPRLHSFPHPPTSGLSGANLGATLQDMAYLQQRRPSMEATTLQSPYRLSPYIDQMYGPFQPSPPLGMRVLSPLEHRGLPMHMDYIQQMAALGQRGFMELHTQNAAMTPDIAFSAEGSRLTSPRAGARGRKRALSSSPYSEGFDINSMIRFSPNSLVSFMNGSRSSSASGSYGHLSAGTLSPAMGVGTPTVPPHLQQLHQLMRPLMLPSSPAFMSQTVIPNPIVLSPHSAKGESLDVPSRRETASNIVSSTVDTEEARRRVKKETDGASLDDDRDGSGDMKDEPGDFIETNCHWKDCTREFPTQDDLVKHINNDHIHGNKKSFVCLWRECSREEKPFKAQYMLVVHMRRHTGEKPHKCTFEGCSKAYSRLENLKTHLRSHTGEKPYMCEFPGCTKAFSNASDRAKHQNRTHSNEKPYVCKAPGCTKRYTDPSSLRKHVKTVHGAEFYASKKHKGSEGGNDGMNGSGGLKDIMDPAASSEGSPRSDDGGSKLTSLSSPSVKSEDQGSPQNDSSPCEESTTDGLGTLEHECADAPISDNSVSTTCGQIEALDPHDSSWPILDPADLEVDEFAAAITCAVTSSENQRETERSARYRINRKSHSPLKQIGGPYSPGHSGNDIIGPVPRPVGHRQLPSSNTLKSFTNLSNANSMNQGQGCGLRQTSILISRRGSSTSTVSSMYSSMCSDASPLTSTGSEASRSFTVNSSSSCDPVASGCSRQANDAINGPGGLSTHFRRVHVSTLKNTSNLVVQPQSVAMQNSFIIQPLERYNMEVLHENDGGSNTAPSVSQCSPKSQGSQMCEQAQDSVHTGGSNKAPSDYGSEGHHPNEVAALNKCRDDQPIEELDDLVLPDELVTYLAQRERPPSAMSQAVSSVSQYDEMRGKMGAPQMHAPGNKTHQCYAPHPKAPTPNKYDPHSHQSSRCSMSSQFAAGQQAHHAHNVTNQPYYTVNGDVQQNCPQPIQMNAWNNQHGQVAPIPQHHIPQPLPPRGQPNQNMQPYCYQTSQSLVGTIAQPYQPEHQQPYPATVQNANHNMQPSGYCSRNAFRGNMIHYSNEPQKEQMHSCSGIYNNQHNSTQHYCNQPYIPQQQQQVANASYSQPHPPQNNVYVKQDHCQNNNYCHCGGQSSMGHSCRSGLQQCTPSLHQDNRPRNHQNQNTAVYRAAQNSLQMPQPNLIVQQQQQGCHPQHPPPMATMHPPPPQYVQLSHRPSSNRSGAATYGSCHTCSCQGSCARLSQNSECTNPSSQASNGPGHSQFGPAAHSSHNCMVCNKNHSTQPEIQCRSVSQSSRASMPPDTYRRTLEYVQQCQQLAASGGVPCLKDSASVSSIPSVEAVQQVEPTAEVPPMNFQSTSTAAAPQQSMVLSPGCNKVTSTTDRADVHPRSDVLVPDKEDKSGGPSNSPLGKLAVKKSDSPGRPTPVERSSRTHPHSPLLCTNNMVINDMSATLTSLMQETKCLQLLH; encoded by the exons GTTGTCTGGGGCCAATTTGGGAGCCACTTTACAGGATATGGCATACCTGCAACAACGTCGCCCCAGTATGGAGGCTACCACACTGCAGTCTCCGTATCGGCTCAGCCCTTACATTGACCAGATGTACGGCCCGTTTCAGCCCAGCCCACCTCTCGGAATGCGAGTACTCAGTCCGCTTGAGCACCGAG GGTTACCAATGCATATGGACTACATACAGCAGATGGCTGCACTGGGGCAACGTGGCTTTATGGAACTTCATACACAGAATGCAGCAATGACACCTGACATAGCGTTTTCTGCTGAAG GATCTCGCCTGACTAGTCCACGCGCAGGAGCAAGGGGTCGAAAAAGAGCCTTGTCCAGCTCCCCTTACTCTGAGGGATTCGATATTAATTCCATGATCCGTTTTTCACCAAACTCACTGGTCTCATTCATGAATGGATCAAGAAGTTCCAGTGCAAGTGGGTCCTACGGGCATTTATCAGCAG GCACATTAAGTCCAGCAATGGGTGTTGGTACCCCTACTGTTCCTCCTCATCTGCAACAGCTGCATCAACTCATGAGGCCCCTCATGTTGCCCTCATCGCCAGCATTTATGTCACAAACAGTTATTCCTAACCCAATTGTACTCAGCCCACACTCTGCCAAAGGAGAAAGCTTG GATGTTCCTAGCAGAAGGGAAACTGCTAGTAACATTGTGAGCAGTACAGTCGACACTGAAGAGGCACGCAGGCGTGTCAAGAAAGAGACTGATGGCGCATCGCTCGATGATGACAGGGACGGATCAGGTGACATGAAAGATGAGCCTGGAGACTTCATTGAAACTAACTGTCATTGGAAGGACTGCACCAGGGAGTTCCCTACACAAGACGATCTTGTAAAG CATATCAATAATGATCACATCCATGGAAACAAGAAGTCATTTGTCTGCCTTTGGAGGGAGTGCTCCAGGGAAGAAAAACCATTCAAGGCACAGTACATGCTGGTTGTGCACATGCGCCGTCACACAGGAGAAAAACCACACAAATGCACG TTTGAAGGATGCTCAAAGGCTTACTCAAGATTAGAGAATCTTAAGACCCACCTGAGATCACACACTGGAGAAAAGCCATATATGTGTGAATTCCCTGGTTGCACCAAGGCATTTAGCAATGCTTCTGACAGAGCAAAACATCAGAACAGAACACATTCAAATGAG AAACCCTACGTCTGCAAAGCTCCTGGTTGCACCAAAAGGTACACAGACCCTAGTTCGTTGCGGAAGCACGTGAAGACAGTTCATGGAGCCGAATTCTATGCGAGCAAGAAGCACAAAGGTTCTGAGGGTGGAAATGATGGCATGAATGGTTCTGGAGGACTGAAAGATATCATGGATCCTGCAGCAAGCAGCGAAGGCAGTCCAAGATCGGATGATGGCGGCAGCAAACTCACTAGCCTCTCGAGCCCAAGTGTGAAATCAGAG GACCAAGGCTCACCCCAAAATGATAGCAGCCCATGTGAAGAGAGTACAACAGACGGTCTTGGAACGCTTGAGCATGAGTGTGCAGATGCTCCAATTAGTGACAACAGTGTGTCTACAACATGTGGTCAAATAGAAGCATTAGATCCCCATGACAGCTCATGGCCAATCTTGGATCCCGCTGACCTTGAA GTGGATGAATTTGCTGCAGCTATTACATGTGCGGTGACATCTTCAGAGAACCAAAGGGAAACTGAAAGAAGTGCCAGATACAGAATAAATAGGAAGTCACATTCCCCGCTCAAGCAGATTGGTGGACCTTATTCACCTGGCCACTCGGGCAATGACATCA TTGGTCCAGTTCCACGTCCAGTTGGGCACCGACAGCTCCCAAGTTCGAACACACTGAAGAGCTTCACTAATTTGTCCAACGCTAACAGCATGAATCAAGGCCAAG GCTGCGGTCTACGCCAGACTTCCATTCTCATCAGTCGCAGAGGAAGCAGCACCAGCACTGTAAGCTCCATGTACAGCAGTATGTGCTCTGATGCCAGCCCACTGACTTCCACTGGAAGTGAAGCATCAAGAAGCTTCACAGTcaactcctcctcctcctgtgaTCCTGTGGCATCTGGATGTTCGAGACAAGCAAATGACGCCATCAATGGGCCTGGTGGGCTTTCAACACACTTCAGAAGAGTACATGTGTCCACGTTGAAAAACACTTCTAACCTTGTTGTACAGCCACAGAGTGTTGCAATGCAGAACAGTTTTATTATCCAACCATTGGAGAGGTACAATATGGAAGTGCTACATGAAAATGATGGTGGCTCGAACACTGCTCCATCAGTGTCACAGTGCTCACCAAAGTCACAGGGATCTCAAATGTGTGAGCAAGCTCAAGATAGTGTCCATACTGGTGGATCAAATAAAGCACCTTCAGACTACGGAAGTGAAGGTCATCATCCTAATGAAGTGGCAGCGCTGAATAAGTGTCGCGATGACCAACCAATCGAGGAACTTGATGATCTTGTGCTTCCAGATGAGCTAGTGACCTACCTTGCACAAAGAGAACGACCTCCATCAGCAATGAGCCAAGCAGTTTCAAGTGTTAGCCAGTATGATGAAATGAGAGGCAAAATGGGTGCTCCGCAAATGCATGCGCCTGGAAACAAAACTCACCAATGTTATGCACCTCATCCAAAGGCACCAACACCAAATAAGTATGATCCACATAGTCATCAGAGCTCCAGGTGTTCCATGAGCTCACAGTTTGCTGCTGGTCAGCAAGCACATCACGCACACAATGTCACAAACCAGCCATACTACACCGTCAATGGAGACGTTCAACAAAATTGTCCACAGCCTATCCAGATGAATGCATGGAACAATCAACATGGTCAGGTAGCACCAATACCACAGCACCATATTCCACAACCGCTCCCACCTCGTGGTCAACCAAATCAAAATATGCAGCCTTACTGTTATCAGACATCTCAGAGTCTTGTTGGAACAATAGCGCAACCGTACCAACCAGAACACCAGCAACCCTATCCTGCAACTGTGCAAAACGCCAATCATAACATGCAGCCGTCAGGATACTGCAGTAGGAATGCATTTAGAGGAAATATGATCCATTACAGCAATGAGCCACAAAAGGAGCAAATGCACAGTTGCAGTGGCATTTACAACAATCAGCATAACAGTACACAGCATTACTGTAATCAGCCATACATTcctcaacagcagcaacaaGTTGCCAACGCATCGTACTCCCAGCCTCACCCTCCCCAGAACAATGTTTACGTCAAACAAGATCACTGCCAGAATAACAACTATTGTCATTGTGGAGGACAGTCCTCCATGGGACATTCCTGCAGAAGTGGTCTTCAACAGTGCACTCCAAGTCTGCATCAAGACAATAGGCCAAGAAATCATCAAAATCAGAACACAGCTGTCTACAGGGCTGCACAGAATTCCCTCCAAATGCCTCAGCCAAATCTTATTgttcaacaacagcaacaaggATGCCACCCCCAACACCCTCCACCCATGGCAACAatgcatcctcctcctcctcagtATGTTCAGCTTTCGCACAGACCATCTTCTAATCGCTCCGGTGCTGCTACATATGGTAGCTGTCACACATGCAGCTGTCAGGGCAGTTGTGCACGGCTTTCTCAGAATAGCGAGTGTACAAACCCGTCCTCACAGGCTTCCAATGGCCCAGGGCACTCACAGTTTGGCCCAGCAGCACACAGCAGCCACAACTGCATGGTGTGCAATAAGAATCACAGCACACAACCAGAGATTCAGTGTCGAAGTGTGAGCCAGTCTTCGAGGGCCTCTATGCCACCAGACACATACAGGCGCACATTAGAGTATGTTCAGCAATGTCAGCAGTTAGCTGCAAGTGGAGGAGTTCCATGCTTGAAAGACAGTGCATCAGTCAGTAGCATTCCATCTGTAGAAGCAGTGCAGCAGGTGGAACCTACTGCAGAGGTACCACCAATGAACTTCCAAAGTACTTCAACAGCTGCTGCACCTCAACAAAGCATGGTGTTGTCACCAGGGTGCAATAAAGTGACCAGCACCACGGACAGAGCAGATGTGCATCCTAGGTCCGATGTACTCGTGCCTGACAAAGAGGACAAAAGTGGAGGGCCATCAAACAGTCCCTTAGGCAAACTGGCAGTTAAGAAAAGTGACTCCCCTGGACGACCAACCCCTGTTGAGAGGTCCAGTAGAACACACCCCCATTCCCCATTACTGTGCACAAATAACATGGTGATCAACGACATGAGTGCCACTCTTACGTCTCTCATGCAAGAAACAAAGTGCCTTCAGCTTTTACACTAG